The Magnolia sinica isolate HGM2019 chromosome 9, MsV1, whole genome shotgun sequence genome contains a region encoding:
- the LOC131255631 gene encoding ceramide synthase 1 LOH3 isoform X2 yields the protein MCLLQKCARRSILGKGNDKLIVDAEERRKLSKFKESAWKFVYFLSAEILALSVTYNEPWFMNTKCFWVGPGEQVWPDQKTKLKLKGLYMYDAGFYMYSIFALVFWETRRSDFGVSMGHHLATLVLIVLSYVLRFARVGSIVLALHDGSDVFLEVGKMSKYSGYEGIASVSFILFVTSWVILRLTYYPFWILRSTSYEVLLVLHTEAHKVDGTIYYYVFNTLLFCLLVLHIYWWVLMYRMLVKQVKARGQLGDDVRSDSEGEDEHED from the exons ATGTGCTTGTTGCAGAAGTGCGCAAGGCGATCTATTCTTGGAAAGGGAAATGACAAGCTCATTGTCGATGCAGAAGAAAGGAGGAAGCTCAGTAAATTCAAGGAGTCTGCATGgaaatttgtttattttctttcagcAGAGATTCTGGCTCTGTCTGTTACGTATAACGAGCCATGGTTCATGAACACCAAATGCTTTTGGGTAGGACCTGGAGAACAGGTCTGGCCAGATCAGAAGACCAA ATTGAAACTGAAGGGATTGTATATGTACGATGCTGGATTCTACATGTACTCGATATTTGCCTTGGTTTTCTGGGAGACAAGGCGGTCGGACTTTGGGGTATCGATGGGTCATCATCTAGCAACTCTCGTTCTCATCGTGTTGTCTTACGTACTCAG GTTCGCTCGTGTCGGTTCTATTGTTCTAGCTCTTCATGATGGTAGTGACGTGTTCTTGGAAGTGGGGAAGATGTCCAAGTACTCTGGCTATGAAGGGATTGCTAGTGtttctttcattttatttgttaCGTCATGGGTTATCCTTCGCCTCACGTACTACCCGTTCTGGATCCTCCGCAGCACAAG CTATGAAGTGCTTTTGGTCTTGCACACGGAGGCGCACAAGGTGGATGGAACCATATACTATTATGTATTCAATACTCTTCTCTTCTGCTTGCTCGTGCTTCACATCTATTGGTGGGTGTTAATGTATCGGATGCTCGTGAAACAAGTCAAAGCAAGAGGCCAGCTTGGGGATGATGTTCGATCAG ACTCCGAAGGTGAAGATGAACATGAAGATTGA
- the LOC131255631 gene encoding ceramide synthase 1 LOH3 isoform X3 — MGLMDAISAIDWEKESYPLYEDFVFIPIFAVFFPSVRFFLDRFIFEKCARRSILGKGNDKLIVDAEERRKLSKFKESAWKFVYFLSAEILALSVTYNEPWFMNTKCFWVGPGEQVWPDQKTKFARVGSIVLALHDGSDVFLEVGKMSKYSGYEGIASVSFILFVTSWVILRLTYYPFWILRSTSYEVLLVLHTEAHKVDGTIYYYVFNTLLFCLLVLHIYWWVLMYRMLVKQVKARGQLGDDVRSDSEGEDEHED; from the exons ATGGGTTTGATGGATGCAATATCTGCCATAGATTGGGAGAAGGAATCCTATCCTCTCTACGAAGATTTCGTCTTTATCCCCATCTTCGCAGTCTTCTTCCCTTCAGTACGCTTCTTCCTCGACAGATTCATATTCGAG AAGTGCGCAAGGCGATCTATTCTTGGAAAGGGAAATGACAAGCTCATTGTCGATGCAGAAGAAAGGAGGAAGCTCAGTAAATTCAAGGAGTCTGCATGgaaatttgtttattttctttcagcAGAGATTCTGGCTCTGTCTGTTACGTATAACGAGCCATGGTTCATGAACACCAAATGCTTTTGGGTAGGACCTGGAGAACAGGTCTGGCCAGATCAGAAGACCAA GTTCGCTCGTGTCGGTTCTATTGTTCTAGCTCTTCATGATGGTAGTGACGTGTTCTTGGAAGTGGGGAAGATGTCCAAGTACTCTGGCTATGAAGGGATTGCTAGTGtttctttcattttatttgttaCGTCATGGGTTATCCTTCGCCTCACGTACTACCCGTTCTGGATCCTCCGCAGCACAAG CTATGAAGTGCTTTTGGTCTTGCACACGGAGGCGCACAAGGTGGATGGAACCATATACTATTATGTATTCAATACTCTTCTCTTCTGCTTGCTCGTGCTTCACATCTATTGGTGGGTGTTAATGTATCGGATGCTCGTGAAACAAGTCAAAGCAAGAGGCCAGCTTGGGGATGATGTTCGATCAG ACTCCGAAGGTGAAGATGAACATGAAGATTGA
- the LOC131255631 gene encoding ceramide synthase 1 LOH3 isoform X1: MGLMDAISAIDWEKESYPLYEDFVFIPIFAVFFPSVRFFLDRFIFEKCARRSILGKGNDKLIVDAEERRKLSKFKESAWKFVYFLSAEILALSVTYNEPWFMNTKCFWVGPGEQVWPDQKTKLKLKGLYMYDAGFYMYSIFALVFWETRRSDFGVSMGHHLATLVLIVLSYVLRFARVGSIVLALHDGSDVFLEVGKMSKYSGYEGIASVSFILFVTSWVILRLTYYPFWILRSTSYEVLLVLHTEAHKVDGTIYYYVFNTLLFCLLVLHIYWWVLMYRMLVKQVKARGQLGDDVRSDSEGEDEHED; this comes from the exons ATGGGTTTGATGGATGCAATATCTGCCATAGATTGGGAGAAGGAATCCTATCCTCTCTACGAAGATTTCGTCTTTATCCCCATCTTCGCAGTCTTCTTCCCTTCAGTACGCTTCTTCCTCGACAGATTCATATTCGAG AAGTGCGCAAGGCGATCTATTCTTGGAAAGGGAAATGACAAGCTCATTGTCGATGCAGAAGAAAGGAGGAAGCTCAGTAAATTCAAGGAGTCTGCATGgaaatttgtttattttctttcagcAGAGATTCTGGCTCTGTCTGTTACGTATAACGAGCCATGGTTCATGAACACCAAATGCTTTTGGGTAGGACCTGGAGAACAGGTCTGGCCAGATCAGAAGACCAA ATTGAAACTGAAGGGATTGTATATGTACGATGCTGGATTCTACATGTACTCGATATTTGCCTTGGTTTTCTGGGAGACAAGGCGGTCGGACTTTGGGGTATCGATGGGTCATCATCTAGCAACTCTCGTTCTCATCGTGTTGTCTTACGTACTCAG GTTCGCTCGTGTCGGTTCTATTGTTCTAGCTCTTCATGATGGTAGTGACGTGTTCTTGGAAGTGGGGAAGATGTCCAAGTACTCTGGCTATGAAGGGATTGCTAGTGtttctttcattttatttgttaCGTCATGGGTTATCCTTCGCCTCACGTACTACCCGTTCTGGATCCTCCGCAGCACAAG CTATGAAGTGCTTTTGGTCTTGCACACGGAGGCGCACAAGGTGGATGGAACCATATACTATTATGTATTCAATACTCTTCTCTTCTGCTTGCTCGTGCTTCACATCTATTGGTGGGTGTTAATGTATCGGATGCTCGTGAAACAAGTCAAAGCAAGAGGCCAGCTTGGGGATGATGTTCGATCAG ACTCCGAAGGTGAAGATGAACATGAAGATTGA